In Solidesulfovibrio carbinoliphilus subsp. oakridgensis, the sequence GCGCTGGGAAATGGCCAGCCTCGGCCGCACCATGGAAGAGATGGTCAACCGCCTCTCCTCGGCCCAGCGCAAATACCGGGACATATTCGAACACGCCACGGAAGGCATTTTCCAGACCACCTTCGACGGCCGCATCCTGTCGGCCAACGCCGCCATGGCCCACATGCTCGGCTACGATACGCCCCAGGAGTTCATGGAAACCGTCACCGACGTCGGCCGCCAGCTTTTCCACTCGCCGGACGAACGCCGGCGGATGCTCACGCGCCTTTTGTCCGAAGACAGCGTGCCCGGCCTCCAGCTCCGGTTCCTGCGCCGCGACGGCCAGACCATCTGGGTGCTTTTAAACATCCGGCTGGTGCGCGACGGCAAAGGCAATCCGCTGTATACCGAAGGCACGCTCACCGATGTCACGGCCCGGGTCCGGGCCGAACGCCGTCTGGAAATCTTAAACCGCCACCTGCGCGAGGCCGTCAAGGAACGGACCCGCCGGCTGGCCGAAAAAGCGGCCGAACTCGAAGCCGCCAACCTGCGCCTCCAGGAACTCGACCGGCTCAAATCCGGGTTCCTGGCCACCGTTTCCCACGACCTGCGCACGCCGCTGACGTCCATCATGGGCTTCGCCAAGCTCATCACCCGCGATTTCACCAAATTCTTCAAGCCGTTCGCCTCGGGCCACGAACGCCTGACCCGGCAGGCCGACCGCATCGCCGCCAACCTCGGCATCATCGAAAGCGAAGGCGAACGCCTGACAAGGCTTGTCAACGACTTCCTCGACCTGTCCAAGATCGAATCCGGCCGGGCCCAGTGGCGCGACGCCACCGTGGACACCGCCGCCCTCATCCTCCGGGCCACCGAAGCCAGCAGCGCCGATTTCGCGGCCAAGCCCGAGGTGGCTTTCACCATGGACGTGGCCCCGGACCTGCCGCCGCTTCGCATCGACCCCGACCGCCTGACCCAGGTGCTGGTCAATCTCCTCGGCAATGCCGCCAAATTCACCGACCAGGGCCACGTCCGGCTGCGGGCCGGCGTCGCGGGGCCGGTCCTTCGCGTGGAAGTGACCGACACCGGCCAGGGCATTCCCCGGGAATCGCTGGAGAAAATCTTCGATAAATTCCATCAGGCCCAGGCCGGGGACACCGTCCAGGAAGGCCAGCGCCGCAAAGGCACCGGCCTTGGCCTGGCCATCTGCCGCCAGATCGTCGGGCACTACCAGGGCCGCATCTGGGCCGAATCCGAACTCGGCCGGGGCAGCACCTTTCTCATGGAGCTTCCGCTCCCCCACCTGTCGCCGGGGGAGAACGAGGACGGAGAATAGAGGCGGGAGAAGGGGAGAGAAGACGAAGAAGCCTCCGGCGGCCGGGGGGGATCATCCCCCCCGGCCCCCCCGGGCGGGGATTTGGGCAGGCGAGTGGTTCGGCAGTCGTTGGCGGTTGCGCGTCGGTGCGACCGGAATCGGGCCGCCCCCTCCGGGTGGGTCCGGGAGGGGGTGACCCCCTCCCGGCCGCCGGAGGCATCTTCCCTTCCCCCGTCCCGCCCCGCCCGCCGCCGCGTCCGGGGCTACTGGCCGCCCTTCTGGCGCTGCTGGTCGATTTCCTTTTTGAGGCCTTCGCCGTATTTGCGGGACTGGATGATGATGTCGTCGACCTTGTCGCCACGAATCTTCATGAGCGAAATCTTATACGCCCCATCGATGGGAATCATGGAGTTCTTGGAATCCGCGTACAAGGCGTTCATGGCGCTGACGACCTGGTCCGGGTCCATGCCGGCGTAGGAATTGAAGCAGCCCCGGAAGTTGTTCTCGATGTCCTGGGCCTTGGCATCCTTTTGCATGGTGCTGATGTCGGTGCACATGATCCGCACGGCCGTGGCCAGGCCGAAGAGGAAGGCCCGTTTTTCCTTTTCGGTGTTGCTGGTCCAGGCGTGGGCGAACGTGGCGGCGCCGGCCGGGGCCGAGGCGGCCGGAGCCGCGGCCGTGACCTGGGAGGCCGGGAAAGCCGGGACGCGGCCGACCACGAGCACGAACAGGGCGGCAAAGAGCAGAGCCTTTTTGGACATGACGGAATTCTCCTTGGGTGGAAACGCTCGGGCGAGGGCCCGGAAAGATATGGGCCGTACCTACGCCAAGGCCGGCCGGCCGGCAAGGGGGCCGCCCTTGACAATCGGGCCGGCTCGGGCTTTGTTGAAGGAACGTCCGAAGTTGCGTCAAAGGAGCCTGCCATGATCCGATGCCTCCTGGTCTTGCCTGTCCTTGCCCTGTGCCTGGTGGCGGCCGTGCCCGCCCGCGCCGCCGACGCGCCGACCGAAATCGCCGGCCTGGCCCTTGGCGCCAATGCCGAAGAGTTGCGCGACCGCCTGGACATTTCCCGCATGGCTCCTTTGTGGGACCGGCCCTGGATGATCCGGGCCAACCTCAAGCCGACCAAGGGTTTCGCCGGCGGCTATGTGATCCTTGGCGGCTGCGCCACCACCAACCGCGTCGAGCGGGTGCGCCTGCAGTACCAGGACGGCTCCATGGCCCGGTTCGACAAGCTGGCCAAGGCCCTGACCGCCCGCTACGGCCTGCCGACCCCCCTGCCGGGCAAGCCGGGCGGCAAGTACCGGGGCCTGCGCTGGGTGTTCGGGTCCAACAAGACCAAGGGCATGGACATGCTGCTCGAGCATTTCGAGGGGAGCGGCGAGGACAATCCCACGGGCAACATCATCCGCCTGTCCGACAACCGGGCTCTGGCCCAGGAACGGGCCTGCTACGATTCCATGGTGCGGGGCGCGCCCGAGCCCAGGCCCGCCTTTCCCCTCTTCGAGATCGACGACTCCTGGCTGTTGCCCAAATAGGCGGGTTGCCGCGATCCTTGGGGCGGGACCGGCGGGTTCGCGCGGCCCCGCCCGATGGGGGCCCGGTCGCCAGCGGCCCCTTTCCGGGGGCCCCGGCCCCCCCTGGCGGCCAGGGCCCTGCCGGCCCCGGGAAGGCGGGCTAACCCTTTGGAAAAGAGCGACGTTTTATTGACACAAAAGCGTCACCCGGCCTATAATCCGCCGCGTTTGCGGGCCTCTCCCGTCCGCCGGACGCTCCGGGCCGAGACGCGCCCCACCCCGACAGTCACGACAACTCCCAGGAGGACCAGGATATGGCGGTTACGATCGGCATCAACGGATTTGGCCGGATCGGTCGGTACCTGACGCGGCTTCTGGCCGACGACCCCGACATCACCCTCACGGCCATAAACGCCCGGGCCGACAACGCCCAGCTCGCCCATCTGCTCAAGTACGATTCCGTGCACGGCCGGTTCGCCGGCACGGTGGTCCCCTGCGACGAGGGCCTCATGATCAACGACAGGCTGGTCCGGATCACCCGCCACGGCGGCGGCGACTGGCGCTGGGCCGATTGCGGCTGCCAGTTCGTGATCGAGACCACGGGCAAATTCGTGGACCGGGAATCGTGCGAAAAGCACCTGGCCAGCGGCGCGCAAAAGGTGATCATCAGCGCGCCCGGCAAAAACGAGGACGTGACCGTCGTCATGGGCGTCAACGACCACGAGCTGGCCCCGGAGCACCGCATCATCTCCAACGCCTCCTGCACCACCAACTGCCTGGCCCCCATCGCCAAGGCCTTAAACGACGCCTTCGGCATCCGGCACGGGCTCATGACCACCATCCACTCCTACACCATGAGCCAGCGCATCCTGGACGGCTCCCACAAGGACTGGCGGCGGGGCCGGGCCTGCGCCCTGTCCATGATCCCGACCACCACCGGCGCGGCCAGGGCCGTGACCAAGGTCATCCCGGCCCTTACCGGCAAGCTCGACGGCATGTCCATCCGGGTCCCGACGCCAAACGTCTCCGTGGTCGATTTCACCTGCGAGCTCGACAAGCCGACCGATACGGCCGGCATGCTGGCCGTGCTCCAGGCGGCGGCCGGGGACAACCTCGGGTTCACCGACGAGCCGCTGGTGTCCATCGACTTCGTGGGCGACACCCACGGCGGCGTGGTGGACGCCAAGGCCAGCCAGGTCCTCGACGGCACCATGGCCAAGGTGCTCGCCTGGTACGACAACGAGGCCGGGTTCACCAACCAGCTCGTGCGCCTGATCAAGAAAGCTGCCGCCTTTTAGGCCGTCCCCCGTTTCCGGACATCCGACCGCCCGCCGGCCCCGTGGCCCGCGGGCGGCCCGCGTTCTTTCCCTCCCCCCCGCCGGCCTGCCCGGCCCTGGCCCCCCCGCTCTAAAGCAAACGGCCAACCGGCCGATACGCCTTGTGCAAACGGCACTGCGCCGCAAACGCCAGCACGAGGTTTTGGCCATGACCGCGCCCACGACGCCCCTTTTTCGCTCCCCGCTCATCGTCTCCGCCAGCGAAGGCCATGCCAAGATCGACCGGGACTTTTTAAAGCGCGCCCGCATCTTCGGCGCCCGCCACGTGACGAGCGGCGCCGAGGCGCTGGCCCACCTGCGGCGCGGCGGGGCGGATCTCATCCTCTGCGACGCGACGCTTGCCGACATGGACGGCCAGGCCTTCGTGGCCGCCCTGCGGGCCGATCCGGCCCTGGCCGGCATCCCGGTCATCCTGGCCACCGTCGGCGGCCGGCGGGCCGAGGTCCTGGCCGCGGTCAAGCTCGGCGTGGCCGGCTACTGCCTGCGTCCCTATTCCGAGGACACCTTCCGGCGGCACCTCTCCATGGCCGCCCATGTGGCCCGGTTCGCAGCCGCGGAAAAGGCCGCCCTGGCCCGGGCCAGGGCCGGCGAGGCCGCGGGCGACCTGGACGGGGCGGCCCGGGACTTTGCCGCCGTGGCCGAGACCCCGGACGCCGCGCCCCGGCTTTTCGAGGAAGGCATGGCGGCCCTGGCCGTCCGGGACTTCGAACGGGCCATCGTGGCCTTTCACAAGGCCCTGGGCGCAAACGAGCTCTTCGTGGAAGCCTATCTCGGCCTGGCCCGGGCCTGGCTGGCCAAGGGCAGCACCCGCCAGTACCGCCAGTACATGAAGCAGGCGGCCTCGGCCTGCGCCCGGGCCCGGCGGTTCACGGAGCTGCGCGACCAGTTCCTGGCCCTGCTCGCGGCCGACGAGGCCGGGTTCAACCCGTTTCTGGCCCTTGGCAACGAGCTTTTGCGCGACCGGCACTACGCCGCCTCCATCTCGCTTTTCCGGCATGCCCAGGAACTGGCCCCGCAAAACGCCGACATTTATCTCAGCCTGTCCAAGGCCTACCATTTCCTGCGCCGCCCGGATCTGGCCCGGCGGGCCGTGGACAAGAGCCTGGCCTTAAACGACCGCAGCGACGAGGCCCGGGCCCTGCGCCAGCGTCTGGCCGACCGCGACAGGGAGGGTCTGGCGGCCCCGGGCGCCTTGCCCGGAGGGACCGACGCGCCGCGCTATCCGCTGCTCCTGCGCGGCGTCCTCTACCTGGCCGGCCTGGCCACCGACGCCCTCGTGCGGCCCCGCCGCCAGGCCAAGGCCGCCTGATCCCGCCGCCGGCCCGCCTTATCCAACGGCCCCTTGCCGGGGCCCGCCACGGCCAGCCCGGCAGGCCGTCCGACAGGCAGATTGCCTTGGGCCGGAAAGTGGGGCATAGCGAGGCCAGGAGCGCCGGTCGGCGCTCCCGGAGGAAGACATGTCCGAAGCCGTCACACCCGCCGGACATACCGAAGCGTCTCCCGCCGGCCATATCGAGGCCCAGCCTCCCGGCCGCTTCGAGGCCCTGCCGCCCGGCCGTTTCGAAGCCCTGCCACCCGGCACGGTGGCCATCTCCCCGGCCGGGGCGGTGTCGACCTCGCCGGCCGGCCATGTCGAGCCCGTGCCCGGAGGCCATGTGGAACCGGCGCCCGGAGGCCATGTCGAACCCCTTCCCGCCGGGTCCGTGGAAGTCCCCCTCGGCGGCATCGTCAACATCCGGCTCTAGTTCCGATTCCACCTCCATTCGGACGTACGGGCCGAAACCACCTGGAATGCCATGCACCCAATTCCTGCCATTTCCCGTTGCTTCGCCGCCGGCCTGGCCGGACTTCTCGTGACCGCGGTCCTCGGCTGCGGCCCGCGCAACACCTGGGTCAACCCGGACCATGGCCAGTTCCTGGTCGAAAAGGTCAAGGTCAACCGCAACGCCTACCTGCGCTACGCCCAGGCCGAGGAAGAGTCCCGCCGCGACGGCAACGCCGCGGACTCGGCCCGGTACCAGGAAGCCAAGGAGGCGGCCCGCAAGGAATACGACCGGTACAGCCGGGAGCTGTCCGCGTACAACGCCGCCCACCCGGGCAAGGCCGTCACGGAAGACGCCTTGTAGGCCCGCGCCATGGCGCGGCGGCCGGCGGGCAGGCCCGGACGGCCCGCCGGCCAACCCTGGACACAAAAAAGGCCGCCCCGTCGGGGGCGGCCTTGGTCGTCGGAAGCGTCGGAATGGCCCGGGGCTGGCTCAGGCCTTGGCGGGCGCGGTCGTGCCGGCTCCGGCGCCGGCCCGGGGCGTAAGCCCGGAACCGAGGTCCAGCAGGATGGGGCTGGCCACGAAGATCGAGGAATAGGTGCCGGCCAGGATGCCGATCAGCATGGCCAGGGCGAAGTCGTGGATGACCGCGCCGCCGAGAAAATAGAGGCAGGCGACGGTCAGGAGCGTGGTGCCGGCGGTCAGGATGGTGCGCGAGAGGGTCTCGTTGACGCTGGCGTTTATGACCTGCTCGAAGGGCAGGGCCTTGCCCACGGCCCGGTTCTTTTCCCGGATGCGGTCGTAGACGATGATGGTGTCGTTGAGCGAATAGCCGAGGATGGTCAGGAGCGCGGCCACGATGGTCAGGTCGAACTCCTTGTCGAGGAGGGAGAAGATGCTGACCGTGACGAGGATGTCGTGGAGGTCGGCCACCACCGCCCCGAGGGCGTACTTGAGCCGCATGACGAAACACAGGGCCAGGGTGATGCACATGGCTGCGGCGATCAGCCAGACGGTCGAGGCGCCGGCGAGCTTGAGCAGGTAGATGCCGCCGGCCAGGCCGGCCGCCATCATGCCGGCCGCCATCCACCGCTGCTCGAAGCGGCCGGAAATATAGATGGCGATCAGGAGCACGGAATAGAAAATGGCTTCGAGCGCCTTGCCGCGCAAATCCGCCCCGACCTTGGGGCCGACCATCTCCAGGCGCTGGACCGCGTAGCCCGAGTCCGGCAGGTTCTTGGCCAGGGCCGCCTCCACCGAGGCCCGCACGGTCTCCTGGTTGACCCCGTTGTCCGAGGCCCGGATGAGAAATTCGTTGGCCTCGTCCTGGCCGAAACGCTGGACCACCACGTTGTCGAGG encodes:
- a CDS encoding response regulator, with the translated sequence MTAPTTPLFRSPLIVSASEGHAKIDRDFLKRARIFGARHVTSGAEALAHLRRGGADLILCDATLADMDGQAFVAALRADPALAGIPVILATVGGRRAEVLAAVKLGVAGYCLRPYSEDTFRRHLSMAAHVARFAAAEKAALARARAGEAAGDLDGAARDFAAVAETPDAAPRLFEEGMAALAVRDFERAIVAFHKALGANELFVEAYLGLARAWLAKGSTRQYRQYMKQAASACARARRFTELRDQFLALLAADEAGFNPFLALGNELLRDRHYAASISLFRHAQELAPQNADIYLSLSKAYHFLRRPDLARRAVDKSLALNDRSDEARALRQRLADRDREGLAAPGALPGGTDAPRYPLLLRGVLYLAGLATDALVRPRRQAKAA
- the gap gene encoding type I glyceraldehyde-3-phosphate dehydrogenase — protein: MAVTIGINGFGRIGRYLTRLLADDPDITLTAINARADNAQLAHLLKYDSVHGRFAGTVVPCDEGLMINDRLVRITRHGGGDWRWADCGCQFVIETTGKFVDRESCEKHLASGAQKVIISAPGKNEDVTVVMGVNDHELAPEHRIISNASCTTNCLAPIAKALNDAFGIRHGLMTTIHSYTMSQRILDGSHKDWRRGRACALSMIPTTTGAARAVTKVIPALTGKLDGMSIRVPTPNVSVVDFTCELDKPTDTAGMLAVLQAAAGDNLGFTDEPLVSIDFVGDTHGGVVDAKASQVLDGTMAKVLAWYDNEAGFTNQLVRLIKKAAAF
- a CDS encoding PAS domain-containing sensor histidine kinase yields the protein MIPARFPLTRSVGGAVLLTLVCVNTVLLAAFGLLDYAGEKHRYEAELRYDLMVEADQLAANLATPLWVLDKEHVRRHLDGIMQNERVAAVVVTEAGSPAVYVGRTRDRTWRPSPVTEHPALDGVIVEKRPIRHLDTDLGTVEIFATRQFVDQDLEGSFARILLRILGLNACLALVLALVLRWRVIGPLARLERYAARVSLGDGTGETPPLDGLRWEMASLGRTMEEMVNRLSSAQRKYRDIFEHATEGIFQTTFDGRILSANAAMAHMLGYDTPQEFMETVTDVGRQLFHSPDERRRMLTRLLSEDSVPGLQLRFLRRDGQTIWVLLNIRLVRDGKGNPLYTEGTLTDVTARVRAERRLEILNRHLREAVKERTRRLAEKAAELEAANLRLQELDRLKSGFLATVSHDLRTPLTSIMGFAKLITRDFTKFFKPFASGHERLTRQADRIAANLGIIESEGERLTRLVNDFLDLSKIESGRAQWRDATVDTAALILRATEASSADFAAKPEVAFTMDVAPDLPPLRIDPDRLTQVLVNLLGNAAKFTDQGHVRLRAGVAGPVLRVEVTDTGQGIPRESLEKIFDKFHQAQAGDTVQEGQRRKGTGLGLAICRQIVGHYQGRIWAESELGRGSTFLMELPLPHLSPGENEDGE
- the secF gene encoding protein translocase subunit SecF, with amino-acid sequence MVLELIKPGTNINFLKYRKLAYLISAAIIVAGFVSLAVKGGPRFGVDFAGGLSIQVRFAKALDVETITKAVDQVGLDNVVVQRFGQDEANEFLIRASDNGVNQETVRASVEAALAKNLPDSGYAVQRLEMVGPKVGADLRGKALEAIFYSVLLIAIYISGRFEQRWMAAGMMAAGLAGGIYLLKLAGASTVWLIAAAMCITLALCFVMRLKYALGAVVADLHDILVTVSIFSLLDKEFDLTIVAALLTILGYSLNDTIIVYDRIREKNRAVGKALPFEQVINASVNETLSRTILTAGTTLLTVACLYFLGGAVIHDFALAMLIGILAGTYSSIFVASPILLDLGSGLTPRAGAGAGTTAPAKA